From one Musa acuminata AAA Group cultivar baxijiao chromosome BXJ2-6, Cavendish_Baxijiao_AAA, whole genome shotgun sequence genomic stretch:
- the LOC135613676 gene encoding uncharacterized protein LOC135613676, with amino-acid sequence MLYLSLYLRHKVECMTSSFAQESAVLTGREVFLDTREEATPFATLDSLLDIRRPPHDRNSASGGGGEEEGGGGKGKSSAPVVVTYVTLALLILFLLSLGPSRPHISHRRLKLRPAGGTPAAGDRRIPFDPIIADIELRRDDREWERAHFPSIVGAPPAEAQPEWEGFIDAEDYINDEGRFNVSHRISLLFPKIDVGPADGFLTSKELAEWNLKQSEKEVLHRTRRDMKLHDKNRDGFISFQEYEPPSWVRRLIDNETDDKFGWWKEDHFNASDMDGDSLLNLIEFNDFLHPADTSNPKLIEWLCQEEIRERDKDKDGKLNFEEYLTGLFHLIRNYDEVYSSTHETDASNEIPAKKLFTRLDLDNDGFLSADELKPVIHDLHPSERYYAKQQADYVLSQADTNKDGHLSLQEMLDNPYVFYSAIFEEENDFIHHDELR; translated from the exons ATGCTTTATCTCAGCCTTTACCTGAGGCACAAGGTCGAATGCATGACCTCCTCCTTCGCCCAAG AGAGTGCAGTCCTAACAGGTAGAGAAGTATTTTTGGATACAAGAGAAGAGGCGACGCCGTTTGCAACCCTCGACTCTTTACTTGACATTCGTCGACCGCCTCACGACAGAAATAGCGCGAGCGGTGGAGGAGGTGAGGAAGAAGGAGGAGGCGGCAAGGGGAAGTCCTCCGCGCCAGTGGTGGTGACGTACGTAACCCTAGCACTAttgatcctcttcctcctctccctcggcCCGAGCCGCCCCCACATATCCCACCGCCGCCTCAAGCTCCGCCCAGCCGGCGGCACCCCGGCCGCTGGCGACCGCCGCATCCCCTTCGACCCCATCATCGCCGATATCGAGCTCCGCCGCGACGACCGCGAGTGGGAGAGGGCCCATTTCCCTTCCATCGTTGGCGCCCCGCCCGCGGAGGCCCAGCCGGAGTGGGAGGGCTTCATTGATGCCGAGGACTACATCAACGACGAGGGACGGTTCAACGTATCTCACCGCATCTCGCTGCTCTTCCCCAAGATCGACGTCGGCCCCGCGGACGGGTTCCTCACCTCCAAGGAACTTGCCGAGTGGAACCTGAAGCAGTCGGAGAAGGAGGTGTTGCACCGGACACGGCGGGACATGAAGCTCCATGACAAGAATCGTGATGGGTTCATCTCGTTCCAGGAGTACGAGCCGCCAAGTTGGGTGCGTCGATTGATTG ATAATGAAACTGACGATAAATTTGGTTGGTGGAAAGAGGACCACTTCAATGCTTCGGACATGGATGGTGACAGCCTTCTCAATTTGATAGAGTTCAATGA CTTTCTTCATCCGGCTGACACAAGTAATCCAAAGCTGATTGAGTGGTTGTGTCAAGAAGAGATAAG GGAAAGAGATAAAGACAAAGATGGAAAACTCAACTTTGAAGAATACTTAACTGGCTTATTTCACTTGATCAGAAATTATGATGAAGTTTATAGTTCAACTCATGAGACAGATGCTTCAAATGAGATACCAGCTAAAAAATTATTCACACGACTCGACTTGGACAACGATGG TTTTCTGTCAGCAGATGAACTGAAACCTGTCATTCATGATCTTCATCCATCAGAGCGTTACTATGCAAAACAACAAGCAGATTATGTGCTTTCCCAG